From the genome of Winogradskyella forsetii, one region includes:
- a CDS encoding BfmA/BtgA family mobilization protein: protein MDSFIGIRFKKETAKRFQTFSRTYFKSHTEAMATMLDFFFYNEISPKEKLGPTGRTIEAKLLKRINAVIAIMRDVEKTQTKPTVAMIQSLFETEEPEKKPLIVEKKYAEEKKEVRFREKRNLKNEL, encoded by the coding sequence ATGGACTCATTTATTGGAATTAGATTTAAAAAGGAAACTGCAAAACGTTTCCAAACGTTCTCACGTACTTACTTCAAATCGCACACCGAGGCGATGGCTACAATGCTAGATTTTTTCTTCTATAATGAAATTTCGCCAAAAGAAAAATTAGGTCCAACGGGGCGAACCATCGAAGCTAAATTGCTCAAAAGAATCAATGCGGTTATTGCCATAATGCGAGATGTGGAAAAGACACAAACCAAACCTACGGTGGCTATGATTCAATCACTTTTTGAAACAGAAGAGCCAGAAAAAAAACCGCTGATTGTGGAAAAGAAATATGCGGAAGAAAAGAAAGAAGTGCGCTTTCGCGAAAAGCGAAACTTAAAGAACGAACTCTAA
- the mobB gene encoding MobB family relaxase has protein sequence MYITITPQKLGTNYSQSSADFVGYLEKENEGIKEADMEHFFNQYGDEISAEEVVKEIDGNTAKLKKKEPKFYSITVSPSKYELNRLQNSREDLKTYTRELMKDYVASFNREINGRPISIDDIKYYAKIEHQRTFKGTDFQIKENQPFATKILQLKTDIRNIQEGRAEGNIKKMEKEIAKLERQAPHQQNGKRIVQGMPKAGNQSHIHIIVSRKDASNSISLSPGSKHKASEVEMHGKKVKRGFDRDTFFAKAEKTFDKTFGYKRNYAETYKAKKTFVKNPNLYFSALMKLPANEKALAFKMISKSGLPIVPSIPVSQAQIALRVFKRLRRGAEVAIKSSSIGI, from the coding sequence ATGTATATCACAATCACACCACAGAAATTAGGAACAAATTACTCACAAAGTTCAGCCGATTTTGTAGGCTATTTAGAGAAAGAAAATGAAGGGATAAAGGAAGCAGATATGGAACATTTTTTCAATCAATATGGCGACGAGATTTCCGCAGAAGAAGTGGTAAAGGAAATTGATGGAAACACCGCAAAATTGAAAAAGAAAGAACCTAAATTTTATTCCATAACGGTCAGTCCTTCCAAGTATGAATTGAACAGATTACAGAACAGTCGTGAAGATTTAAAAACCTACACTCGTGAGCTAATGAAAGATTATGTTGCCAGCTTCAATCGGGAAATCAATGGACGACCTATATCAATAGACGACATAAAATATTACGCTAAAATTGAACATCAAAGAACCTTCAAGGGTACGGACTTTCAGATAAAAGAAAACCAACCTTTCGCCACAAAAATACTTCAGCTCAAAACGGATATCCGAAATATTCAAGAAGGACGAGCTGAAGGGAATATTAAGAAAATGGAAAAGGAAATTGCCAAACTGGAACGCCAAGCGCCACATCAACAAAACGGAAAACGGATAGTTCAGGGAATGCCGAAAGCAGGAAACCAAAGTCACATTCATATTATCGTTAGCCGAAAGGATGCTTCAAATTCTATAAGCCTTTCCCCAGGAAGTAAGCACAAAGCATCCGAAGTAGAGATGCACGGAAAAAAAGTGAAGCGTGGTTTTGATAGAGATACATTTTTCGCGAAAGCGGAAAAAACATTTGATAAGACATTTGGATATAAGCGCAATTACGCAGAGACCTACAAAGCTAAAAAGACCTTTGTAAAGAACCCAAACCTATATTTTTCAGCATTGATGAAATTGCCAGCCAATGAAAAAGCATTGGCTTTTAAAATGATAAGTAAATCAGGATTGCCCATAGTGCCGAGTATTCCAGTAAGTCAGGCACAAATAGCGCTTCGAGTTTTTAAGCGATTGAGACGTGGCGCAGAAGTGGCCATCAAATCAAGTTCCATCGGAATCTAA
- a CDS encoding BlaI/MecI/CopY family transcriptional regulator: MKQLTKAEEEIMQALWQLKKANVKTIIDLLPKPKPAYNTVSTIVRILESKGFVDYEKQGKAHLYYPLVAKESYSNQSINKLVDNYFQGSFKSMVSFFVQKNDVDVKDIETLLNEINKPDTKPDKNK; this comes from the coding sequence ATGAAACAATTAACTAAAGCAGAAGAGGAAATTATGCAAGCTTTATGGCAGCTTAAAAAAGCAAACGTTAAAACCATTATCGATTTGTTACCGAAGCCGAAACCAGCATATAATACCGTTTCTACAATCGTTAGGATTTTAGAAAGTAAAGGCTTTGTGGATTATGAAAAGCAAGGTAAAGCGCATCTGTACTATCCATTAGTTGCTAAAGAATCTTACAGTAACCAATCCATTAATAAACTGGTGGATAATTATTTTCAAGGGTCTTTTAAAAGTATGGTGTCATTTTTTGTTCAGAAGAATGATGTGGATGTGAAGGACATAGAAACCTTACTAAATGAAATTAACAAACCTGACACTAAGCCAGATAAAAACAAGTAA
- a CDS encoding DUF6876 family protein, whose product MKAQVNEIKEGLQHFHGTEMFYQIPLLRTRFTDGLKYLANAADCFWLITDTSVIAKSLMNRSEFITIDFKRLPEDKQDFTGYEAEIIYSDGNDNILEKHGYRATDFPLDELRLFFVNDTLMLPSEY is encoded by the coding sequence ATGAAAGCACAAGTTAACGAAATCAAAGAAGGATTGCAACATTTTCACGGAACGGAAATGTTCTATCAAATCCCATTATTAAGAACACGTTTTACGGACGGACTAAAATATCTTGCTAATGCGGCAGATTGTTTTTGGCTCATTACGGACACTTCCGTAATTGCAAAAAGTCTGATGAACCGAAGCGAATTTATAACCATAGACTTCAAAAGATTGCCCGAAGATAAACAGGATTTTACAGGCTATGAAGCAGAGATAATTTACAGCGATGGCAACGACAATATTTTGGAAAAACACGGATATCGGGCAACCGATTTTCCGCTCGATGAACTGCGTTTATTTTTTGTAAATGATACGCTGATGTTACCAAGCGAATATTAA
- a CDS encoding ParB/RepB/Spo0J family partition protein, producing the protein MTTKASTTRKSGKKITTAKKEVKEKLTQKAIGLQIENLSTAKVIPDPMQPRKTFNEAHLQQLSESVKKHGVLQPITVRKSGNEFIIVMGERRYRASKMADKKTIPCIVREYKNNDVLEIQIIENLQRQDVEPTEEAEAIAYLSEKYAPTEIAKRLGRTDNFIRQRLKLAGLIEGFKHFVRNGEMTISLGVGVALFEPEEQQMMLETMGEDFSAHQVNRMIKDQTYDLEKASFDVNDKKLVPKVGSCIECPFNAANQGNLFGDGKMVCTKSACYETKKSKSFLNLIEKSKQENILLIPEIRQYWADEENNQLIISQLEKNGLKVYLLDDVEIIENPIKPTIEDIKKEYQHYDYSEDEFKAELDEALQQYEEELEKYNSAKENEFVKGIVFHPETYRHKEVFIKIVEQSKNESTSYSAPLENRKMADCSPEEQIIKINEREIRKKQIENNKQFEEVVEMIRDTKYIDTKKTLSVDEMVAFSLTLYENNVDYVGRQRFFSNLLGNTSKMTDEEIVESFKKKFKKEIFHKLIRYILTKQVHFGESNHVNNLTNISFYNAMQGYYKSKIDGIEKEYAEKRNKREERLKERITVLEKQIQGLKE; encoded by the coding sequence ATGACAACAAAAGCGAGTACCACAAGAAAGAGCGGTAAAAAAATTACCACCGCCAAGAAAGAAGTCAAAGAAAAATTGACACAAAAAGCGATTGGGCTTCAGATTGAGAACCTATCAACTGCAAAGGTCATTCCCGACCCGATGCAACCCAGAAAGACTTTTAATGAAGCACATCTGCAACAGCTTTCCGAAAGCGTCAAAAAGCACGGTGTTCTACAGCCTATTACAGTCCGAAAATCTGGAAACGAATTTATCATCGTGATGGGCGAACGTAGGTATCGAGCAAGTAAGATGGCCGACAAGAAAACTATTCCGTGTATTGTCAGGGAATATAAGAACAACGATGTTCTTGAAATTCAAATCATCGAAAATCTGCAAAGGCAGGATGTTGAACCTACCGAAGAAGCTGAGGCGATTGCTTACTTAAGCGAAAAATATGCGCCTACAGAAATTGCAAAGCGATTGGGAAGAACAGATAACTTTATCAGACAACGATTAAAGCTGGCTGGTTTAATTGAAGGTTTTAAGCATTTTGTTCGTAATGGCGAAATGACGATTTCGTTAGGTGTGGGTGTTGCACTTTTTGAACCAGAAGAACAGCAGATGATGTTGGAAACGATGGGCGAAGATTTTAGTGCCCATCAGGTGAACAGGATGATTAAAGACCAGACCTATGATTTGGAAAAAGCATCTTTTGATGTAAATGATAAGAAATTGGTGCCAAAAGTAGGCTCTTGTATTGAATGTCCGTTTAACGCGGCAAATCAAGGTAATCTTTTCGGCGATGGCAAAATGGTTTGTACAAAATCAGCTTGTTATGAAACGAAGAAAAGCAAGTCGTTCTTGAATTTGATTGAAAAATCGAAACAAGAGAACATACTGTTAATTCCTGAAATACGACAGTATTGGGCAGACGAGGAAAACAATCAGCTGATTATTTCACAATTGGAAAAGAACGGTTTGAAAGTCTATTTGCTGGATGATGTTGAAATCATAGAAAATCCGATAAAGCCAACAATTGAGGACATCAAGAAAGAATACCAACATTACGATTATTCCGAAGATGAATTTAAAGCTGAGCTGGATGAAGCCTTACAGCAATACGAAGAAGAATTGGAAAAATACAATTCCGCTAAAGAAAATGAATTTGTAAAAGGTATTGTGTTCCATCCTGAAACATACAGACACAAAGAAGTCTTTATAAAGATTGTTGAACAGTCCAAAAATGAATCGACATCGTATTCAGCACCTTTGGAAAACAGAAAAATGGCAGATTGTTCCCCTGAAGAACAGATAATTAAAATCAACGAAAGGGAAATACGCAAGAAGCAAATAGAGAACAACAAGCAGTTTGAAGAAGTTGTTGAAATGATTAGAGACACCAAATACATTGATACGAAGAAAACACTTTCGGTGGATGAAATGGTAGCATTCTCATTGACGTTGTATGAAAACAATGTAGATTATGTTGGACGACAAAGATTCTTTTCAAATTTATTGGGCAATACATCCAAGATGACAGATGAAGAAATTGTTGAGAGTTTCAAAAAGAAGTTTAAAAAGGAAATCTTTCATAAGTTGATACGGTATATACTAACGAAGCAAGTGCATTTTGGCGAAAGCAATCACGTTAATAATCTGACTAACATTTCATTCTACAATGCGATGCAAGGTTATTACAAGTCCAAGATTGACGGCATCGAAAAAGAATATGCCGAAAAAAGAAACAAGCGTGAAGAACGTTTGAAAGAGCGAATAACAGTTCTTGAAAAGCAAATTCAAGGATTGAAAGAGTAG
- a CDS encoding VOC family protein, protein MKKSILCTAIILSFSITACNNQNKSKTETIPVESNINQKTKEMKSHISIFEIPATDVSRAVNFYQAILDINIEKIEMPEMEMGIFPYEEQMVTGVIIKAEGYKPSSDGVTIYLNGGDNLQIILDKVEKNGGEIIVPKSLHADESGYYGLFLDSEGNKIGLHSPN, encoded by the coding sequence ATGAAAAAATCCATTCTTTGTACAGCCATAATTCTTTCCTTTAGCATTACAGCCTGTAACAACCAAAACAAATCTAAAACCGAAACTATCCCGGTTGAATCTAATATTAATCAAAAAACAAAAGAAATGAAAAGTCATATTTCAATCTTTGAAATTCCAGCAACGGATGTTTCAAGAGCAGTAAATTTTTATCAAGCAATTTTAGACATTAACATTGAGAAGATAGAAATGCCCGAAATGGAAATGGGGATATTCCCTTATGAAGAACAAATGGTTACAGGAGTTATCATTAAAGCAGAAGGCTATAAACCTTCATCTGATGGTGTAACTATATACTTAAATGGTGGAGATAATCTTCAAATTATTCTTGATAAAGTTGAGAAAAATGGTGGCGAAATAATTGTTCCGAAATCACTTCACGCAGATGAAAGTGGTTATTACGGTCTATTTCTTGATTCGGAAGGAAATAAAATCGGTCTGCATTCACCGAACTAA
- a CDS encoding DUF932 domain-containing protein — MYLQNLQQDEIFVSSEMKSLKTLTQIESRRGLENAIISNGKIVNVVSNSYGHIPNQLFFKKAEEMLTDAQLNFHKRTINKNDRSFITDFIIDDISQFTVKNDKDVILPMLRFKNSYDGSEKTSGHFGFYREVCSNGLHVSQAEIEFSIKHSKNNTHLIMPRLNNLFDKFLDNEFYTITKKFDKMKEFKIIDTQEFVKAILDKTKLFRYECSDKNSDPSKKSREVLEILNYEALLLNEEPNLWLGYNAFNAVLHNTLKKSFGQQERLDKKLFDEIYEMA; from the coding sequence ATGTATTTACAAAATTTGCAACAGGATGAAATCTTTGTTTCATCAGAAATGAAATCCTTAAAAACTCTGACACAGATAGAATCCCGACGAGGGCTTGAAAATGCCATCATTTCAAATGGTAAAATCGTCAATGTGGTATCTAACAGTTATGGACACATTCCAAACCAATTGTTCTTCAAGAAAGCTGAAGAAATGCTGACAGATGCACAACTGAACTTTCACAAGCGCACCATCAACAAAAATGATAGGTCGTTCATTACCGACTTTATCATAGACGATATAAGTCAGTTTACCGTCAAGAACGATAAGGACGTGATACTGCCAATGCTACGGTTCAAAAACTCGTATGACGGTAGTGAAAAGACTTCTGGACACTTCGGATTTTATAGAGAAGTATGTTCCAATGGTTTGCACGTTTCACAAGCCGAAATTGAGTTTTCCATCAAGCATAGTAAGAACAATACACACCTTATTATGCCAAGACTAAACAACCTGTTCGACAAGTTTCTGGACAATGAATTCTATACGATAACCAAGAAATTCGACAAGATGAAAGAATTTAAAATCATCGATACACAGGAATTTGTAAAAGCCATTCTTGATAAAACGAAACTCTTTAGATATGAATGCAGCGACAAGAACAGCGACCCTTCGAAAAAATCTCGTGAAGTCCTGGAAATCCTGAATTATGAAGCATTGTTGCTAAACGAGGAACCTAATTTGTGGTTAGGTTACAATGCCTTCAATGCAGTTTTACACAACACGCTGAAGAAAAGCTTTGGCCAACAAGAAAGATTGGACAAGAAATTGTTTGATGAAATTTATGAAATGGCCTAA
- a CDS encoding response regulator — protein MDHIKILMVDDHPIIIEGYQNVLLATKQDYQTLHIETAHNCDEAVAMIEQASKKYPYHVCFFDISLPASEDGKYASGEDLALLAKKLMPRTKIVILTMFNETFRIHNIIKEIDPQGFLIKSDLTSMELADGFQQILKSPPYYSTTVNNYLKKTISSDIYVDDINRKILHLLSQGVKTKSLNEYIDISTSAIEKRKKQLKILFSVHDGKDETLLKEAKDKGYL, from the coding sequence ATGGACCACATTAAAATCCTAATGGTAGACGATCACCCAATCATTATTGAGGGCTATCAAAATGTGCTATTAGCTACGAAACAAGACTATCAAACCTTACATATTGAAACAGCTCATAATTGTGATGAAGCCGTTGCCATGATAGAACAAGCTTCAAAAAAGTATCCCTATCATGTTTGTTTTTTTGATATAAGTTTACCTGCTTCCGAAGATGGGAAGTATGCTTCTGGTGAAGATTTGGCTTTATTGGCAAAAAAGTTAATGCCTAGGACTAAGATTGTCATTTTGACGATGTTCAACGAAACTTTTCGGATTCATAACATTATTAAAGAAATTGATCCGCAAGGATTCCTCATAAAAAGTGATTTAACGTCCATGGAGTTGGCAGATGGATTTCAGCAAATATTAAAATCGCCACCTTACTACAGTACTACGGTAAATAATTATTTGAAGAAAACGATTTCTAGCGATATTTATGTGGATGATATCAATCGGAAGATTTTACATTTGTTATCTCAAGGCGTTAAAACAAAAAGTTTAAATGAATATATCGACATTTCTACAAGTGCCATAGAAAAACGCAAAAAGCAACTCAAGATTTTATTTTCTGTTCATGATGGAAAGGATGAAACCTTGTTAAAAGAAGCCAAGGACAAAGGTTATTTGTAA
- a CDS encoding single-stranded DNA-binding protein: protein MSTIKNHVQLIGNVGQEPTITNLESGKKVARFSLATNEYYKDKEGNKQTDTNWHTVVAWGKTAEIVEKYVVKGKEVGISGKLKTRSYTNDDNEQRYVTEVVADEILLLGSKDDK, encoded by the coding sequence ATGAGTACTATTAAAAATCACGTACAGTTAATCGGAAACGTTGGACAAGAGCCAACCATTACGAACCTTGAAAGCGGAAAGAAAGTAGCCCGTTTTTCATTAGCAACAAATGAGTATTACAAGGACAAAGAAGGCAACAAGCAAACGGACACGAATTGGCATACCGTAGTAGCTTGGGGCAAAACTGCCGAAATTGTAGAGAAGTATGTTGTTAAAGGCAAAGAAGTTGGAATATCGGGAAAACTTAAAACCCGAAGTTATACAAATGATGATAACGAACAACGCTATGTTACGGAAGTTGTAGCCGATGAAATTCTTTTACTTGGAAGCAAAGACGACAAGTAA
- a CDS encoding tetratricopeptide repeat-containing sensor histidine kinase: MLFIVTFCGYTQSLTEKKLLDSIQNLFHSADNEDISNIKTFKLLKQANEIAKKLKNDSIILLTQKKIRNYYYKERDFDKYIDANHKIISLAERLSDSSSLAHAYNALGYSYFLTEKKDSSYHFYLKAVVIFDKINAEVDLSYALGSLSKLQLDGKDYYGSGENAIKALKLLNGVEETNDILDQKWILYNTLSSISDALNDNSQALAYHDQALAVAGRMENDFNNGIYTLNNIGYLKRKQGLYKEAKEIFTDILNEKNLFEDDPTFFALILENLAYTNYLSGSYDREKTIDMFERSYEIADSLDDEITKTGAAISMAKFYKGIDDKKNAFRFSKKAYDLSKRIKKTDILLESMVLMSDLTEGNESKQYLNEHIKLTDSLLNEERSVRNKYARIEYETDQLEAENKQISKENLYLLILSIGLLLTAILVYVVISQRSKNRKLKLMQVQQKANEDIYNLMLRQQDKVDEARAKEKIRVSKELHDGVLGPLFGARLSLDSINFNEGKEAMMARAKYIGQLQSIEQDIRKISHDLSVDFESGSSFIDIVTELIETQTKAYNLEHEFNSTDAISWDLVSNKTKINIYRIIQESMQNIYKHANAKAIEISISLENDLICLDIIDDGDGFDTTKSKKGIGLKNMTSRVEDIDGKISFISQPGNGTQVNVKIPIPN; encoded by the coding sequence TTGCTATTTATAGTTACTTTCTGTGGTTACACTCAATCTTTAACAGAAAAAAAACTCTTAGATAGTATTCAAAATCTTTTTCATTCTGCAGATAATGAAGATATATCAAATATAAAAACATTTAAACTCTTAAAGCAAGCAAATGAAATTGCCAAGAAGCTAAAAAATGATTCTATTATTCTACTGACTCAAAAAAAGATTCGTAATTATTATTATAAAGAGAGAGATTTCGATAAATATATTGACGCTAACCATAAAATCATATCTCTTGCAGAAAGGTTAAGTGATTCAAGTTCTTTAGCACATGCTTACAATGCTCTTGGATACTCTTATTTTTTAACAGAAAAAAAGGATAGTTCTTACCATTTTTATCTAAAAGCAGTTGTCATCTTTGATAAAATAAATGCGGAAGTTGATCTTTCTTATGCTTTAGGCAGCTTGTCAAAATTGCAATTAGATGGAAAGGATTATTACGGTTCTGGAGAGAATGCAATTAAAGCTCTAAAATTATTAAACGGTGTTGAAGAGACAAATGATATTTTAGATCAAAAATGGATTCTTTACAATACATTATCAAGTATTTCAGACGCTTTAAATGATAATAGTCAGGCTTTAGCCTATCACGATCAAGCTCTTGCTGTGGCAGGTCGTATGGAAAATGATTTCAATAATGGTATATACACCTTGAATAATATAGGTTATTTGAAGCGTAAACAGGGATTATATAAGGAAGCTAAAGAAATTTTTACTGATATTTTAAATGAAAAAAATCTATTTGAGGATGATCCTACTTTTTTCGCCTTAATTTTAGAAAATTTAGCATATACCAATTACCTCTCTGGGTCTTATGATCGAGAAAAAACAATTGATATGTTCGAAAGGTCTTATGAAATAGCTGACAGCTTAGATGATGAAATTACGAAAACTGGAGCAGCCATAAGCATGGCTAAATTTTATAAAGGAATAGATGACAAAAAAAATGCATTTAGATTTTCAAAGAAGGCGTATGATCTTTCAAAAAGAATAAAGAAGACCGATATTTTATTAGAATCTATGGTTTTGATGTCGGATCTAACTGAGGGCAATGAATCAAAACAATATTTAAATGAGCATATTAAGCTAACAGATAGTTTGCTTAATGAAGAAAGAAGTGTAAGAAATAAGTACGCCAGAATAGAATACGAAACCGACCAATTAGAAGCCGAAAACAAGCAAATCTCCAAAGAAAACTTATACTTATTAATATTATCCATAGGTTTACTTTTAACCGCAATATTGGTTTATGTGGTAATATCCCAACGGTCAAAAAACAGGAAATTAAAGCTTATGCAGGTTCAGCAAAAGGCAAATGAAGATATCTATAATCTCATGCTGCGTCAACAAGATAAGGTAGATGAAGCCAGAGCAAAGGAAAAAATAAGGGTGTCCAAAGAATTACACGATGGGGTGTTGGGCCCGCTTTTTGGTGCCAGATTAAGCTTGGATAGTATTAATTTTAATGAGGGAAAAGAAGCCATGATGGCCAGAGCAAAATACATCGGTCAGTTGCAATCCATTGAACAGGATATCCGAAAAATTTCACATGATTTAAGCGTAGATTTTGAATCAGGATCTAGCTTTATCGATATCGTAACTGAGCTTATTGAAACGCAAACAAAAGCATACAATTTAGAGCACGAGTTTAATTCTACGGATGCTATAAGTTGGGATTTGGTATCTAACAAAACCAAAATCAATATTTATAGAATCATTCAAGAATCAATGCAGAATATCTATAAACACGCAAATGCAAAAGCTATAGAAATTAGCATTTCGTTAGAAAATGATTTAATTTGCTTGGATATTATAGATGATGGCGATGGCTTTGATACCACTAAAAGCAAAAAAGGGATTGGCTTGAAAAACATGACATCCCGTGTAGAAGATATTGACGGAAAAATTAGTTTTATATCACAACCAGGCAATGGAACACAAGTGAATGTTAAGATTCCCATCCCTAATTAA
- a CDS encoding DUF456 domain-containing protein, with product MEIFLVLVALLLMILGIVGSFLPVLPGPLTSWAGLLVLHFTEGVELSQTFLIVSLLFAIFIYVLDYIIPAIGTKRFGGSRAGMIGTTLGLIIGLLSPIPFGIIIGPFLGALIGEMMHRNDMDKALKAAFGSFLGFIASTFMKFMVAIVYLGFFIVKLSEHNTTWY from the coding sequence ATGGAAATTTTTTTGGTGCTTGTAGCACTACTTTTAATGATCCTAGGTATAGTAGGTAGTTTTCTACCTGTTTTGCCTGGCCCGCTGACCAGTTGGGCTGGTCTTTTAGTGCTTCATTTTACAGAAGGTGTAGAATTGAGTCAGACTTTTTTAATCGTTTCGTTACTATTCGCCATTTTTATTTATGTGCTAGACTATATTATTCCTGCTATTGGCACAAAACGTTTTGGTGGCAGCAGAGCTGGAATGATTGGGACAACGCTTGGTTTAATTATAGGACTGCTCTCTCCTATTCCTTTTGGAATTATAATTGGCCCTTTTCTAGGCGCACTAATTGGGGAAATGATGCACAGAAACGATATGGATAAAGCATTGAAAGCTGCTTTTGGCTCATTTCTCGGATTTATAGCGTCAACGTTTATGAAGTTTATGGTGGCAATTGTGTATTTAGGCTTTTTTATTGTGAAATTATCGGAACACAATACGACTTGGTACTAA
- a CDS encoding AraC family transcriptional regulator has protein sequence MNYQTFQPHPDLESLVSCYWTLEVPAEPDVQKQRIIPDGTIEMAFILGDDIKRYTSKDEFILQPRAMVLGQTIEPFYIEPTGYVNTFAIRFYPYGFANFVTMPINNLANKETTIELLFGEKTASDLERKIIEATNTSERIEIIENFFLDKLNEKTTINNIVKTTIDALLATNGSASISKILKEDLSKRRQLERNFKKQIGVSPKQLGKVIRLQNALKMLLNKKSENLTDIAYESEYFDQAHFIKDFKEFTGINPKEFLGNENMALSTLFYK, from the coding sequence ATGAACTATCAAACATTCCAACCACATCCGGATTTAGAATCTCTTGTCAGTTGCTATTGGACTTTAGAAGTTCCTGCTGAACCTGATGTACAAAAACAACGAATCATTCCTGATGGCACAATTGAAATGGCGTTTATACTTGGAGACGACATTAAACGATACACTTCGAAAGATGAATTTATACTACAACCTCGTGCAATGGTTCTCGGACAGACAATTGAACCCTTTTATATAGAACCTACAGGATATGTGAATACTTTTGCAATTCGTTTTTACCCTTATGGTTTTGCAAATTTTGTAACAATGCCCATTAATAACTTGGCAAACAAGGAAACGACAATAGAATTGTTGTTCGGAGAAAAAACTGCTAGTGACTTGGAGCGAAAAATAATTGAGGCAACTAATACTAGTGAACGAATAGAAATTATTGAAAATTTTTTTTTAGACAAGTTGAATGAAAAAACTACAATTAATAATATCGTAAAAACAACAATTGATGCTCTTTTAGCAACAAATGGAAGTGCTTCGATAAGCAAAATCCTTAAAGAAGATTTATCAAAACGGAGACAACTTGAACGAAATTTCAAAAAACAAATTGGTGTTAGCCCAAAACAGTTGGGTAAAGTAATCCGACTGCAAAATGCACTAAAAATGCTTCTTAATAAAAAGTCAGAAAACCTAACCGACATTGCTTACGAAAGTGAATACTTCGACCAAGCGCATTTTATAAAAGACTTTAAAGAGTTTACCGGAATTAATCCGAAGGAATTTTTAGGCAATGAAAATATGGCACTCTCTACCCTCTTCTACAAATAG